A stretch of the Bacillus anthracis str. Vollum genome encodes the following:
- the gatB gene encoding Asp-tRNA(Asn)/Glu-tRNA(Gln) amidotransferase subunit GatB — MNLETIIGLEVHVELKTNSKIFSASPTEFGAEPNTQTSVIDLGYPGVLPTLNKEAVNFAMKAAMALNCEIATETKFDRKNYFYPDNPKAYQISQFDKPIGENGWIEIEVDGKKKRIGITRLHLEEDAGKSTHTADGSLVDYNRQGMPLIEIVSEPDMRTPEEAYAYLEKLKSIIQYTGVSDCKMEEGSLRCDANISLRPVGQEKFGTKAELKNLNSFTYVQKGLEHEQVRQEKELLSGGIIQQETRRYDEATKKTILMRVKEGSDDYRYFPEPDLVELYIDDAWKEEVRASIPELPDARKARYVAEIGLPAYDAHVLTLTKEMSDFFEAAIADGADAKLTSNWLMGEVLAYLNKQQKELKDVALTPAGLSKMVQLIEKGTISSKIAKKVFNELIEKGGDPEEIVKAKGLVQISDEGTLRKVVTEILDNNEQSIEDFKNGKDRAIGFLVGQIMKATKGQANPPLVNKILLEEINKR; from the coding sequence ATGAATTTAGAAACAATTATTGGTTTAGAGGTTCACGTTGAGTTAAAAACAAATTCGAAAATTTTCTCTGCGAGTCCAACAGAATTCGGAGCGGAGCCAAATACACAAACAAGTGTAATTGACTTAGGATACCCAGGGGTACTTCCTACTTTAAATAAAGAAGCAGTTAACTTTGCAATGAAAGCTGCAATGGCATTAAACTGTGAAATCGCAACGGAAACGAAGTTCGACCGTAAAAACTATTTCTACCCAGATAATCCGAAAGCTTACCAAATTTCTCAATTTGATAAGCCAATTGGTGAAAATGGCTGGATTGAAATCGAAGTAGACGGTAAAAAGAAACGTATCGGTATTACACGTCTTCATTTAGAAGAAGATGCTGGTAAATCAACGCATACAGCTGATGGTTCATTAGTAGACTACAACCGTCAAGGTATGCCTTTAATCGAGATCGTGTCTGAGCCAGATATGCGTACGCCAGAAGAAGCATATGCATACTTAGAGAAGTTAAAATCAATCATTCAATACACTGGCGTATCTGATTGTAAGATGGAAGAAGGTTCCTTGCGTTGTGATGCGAACATCTCTCTTCGTCCAGTTGGACAAGAGAAGTTCGGTACAAAAGCAGAACTGAAAAACTTAAACTCATTCACTTACGTACAAAAAGGTCTTGAGCATGAGCAAGTGCGTCAAGAAAAAGAATTATTATCTGGTGGTATCATCCAACAAGAAACACGTCGTTATGATGAAGCAACGAAGAAAACAATCTTAATGCGTGTAAAAGAAGGATCTGACGATTACCGTTACTTCCCAGAGCCAGACTTAGTTGAACTTTACATCGATGACGCGTGGAAAGAAGAAGTTCGCGCTTCTATTCCAGAACTTCCAGACGCACGTAAAGCCCGCTACGTTGCAGAAATTGGCTTACCAGCTTATGATGCACACGTATTAACATTAACGAAAGAGATGTCTGATTTCTTTGAAGCAGCAATTGCAGATGGAGCAGATGCGAAATTAACATCAAACTGGTTAATGGGTGAAGTGCTTGCGTACTTAAACAAACAACAAAAAGAATTAAAAGATGTTGCATTAACGCCTGCTGGTTTATCTAAAATGGTTCAATTAATTGAAAAAGGTACAATTTCTTCTAAAATTGCGAAGAAAGTATTTAACGAATTAATTGAAAAAGGTGGAGACCCAGAAGAAATCGTTAAAGCGAAAGGTCTTGTTCAAATTTCTGACGAGGGTACACTTCGTAAAGTTGTAACAGAAATTCTTGATAATAATGAACAATCTATCGAAGACTTTAAAAACGGTAAAGACCGTGCGATTGGCTTCTTAGTTGGTCAAATTATGAAAGCTACAAAAGGACAAGCAAATCCACCGCTAGTTAACAAAATCTTACTTGAAGAGATTAATAAGCGATAA
- a CDS encoding diacylglycerol kinase codes for MMKRARIIYNPTSGRELFKKSLPEVLQKLEQAGYEASCHATTGPGDATVAARQAADRKFDVVIAAGGDGTLNEVVNGLVGHEHRPKFGIIPVGTTNDFARAIGVPRSIEEAADIICEGKTVPLDLGRANDTYFINIAGGGRITELTYEVPSKLKTVLGQLAYYLKGIEMLPSLHPTYVEIEYDGKLLQEEITMFLITNTRSVGGFEKVAPYASINDGLFDLLVLKKGSIADLIKAATQAQRGEHINNPKVLYTQANRIKVHSPDKLMINLDGEYGGDAPMEFENIYHCLELFVPEHQEDAL; via the coding sequence ATGATGAAGCGAGCAAGAATTATTTATAATCCTACTTCTGGGCGTGAGCTATTTAAGAAGAGTTTACCAGAAGTATTACAAAAATTAGAACAAGCTGGATATGAGGCATCTTGTCATGCGACAACGGGTCCTGGCGACGCAACTGTGGCGGCGAGGCAAGCTGCGGATCGTAAATTTGATGTTGTTATCGCTGCTGGTGGTGACGGCACGTTAAATGAAGTGGTGAACGGTTTAGTAGGGCATGAACATCGTCCGAAGTTCGGAATTATTCCGGTTGGAACGACTAATGACTTTGCACGTGCAATCGGTGTACCTCGTTCTATTGAAGAGGCAGCAGATATTATTTGTGAAGGAAAAACTGTGCCATTAGACCTTGGTAGAGCAAACGATACATATTTTATTAACATCGCTGGTGGCGGTCGCATTACAGAATTAACATATGAAGTACCGAGTAAGCTAAAGACTGTATTAGGACAACTTGCTTATTATTTAAAAGGTATCGAAATGCTACCATCACTACACCCAACATATGTTGAAATTGAGTATGATGGAAAATTACTACAAGAAGAAATTACGATGTTTTTAATTACGAATACTCGTTCAGTGGGCGGCTTTGAAAAGGTAGCACCATATGCATCAATTAACGATGGCTTATTTGATTTATTAGTGCTGAAAAAAGGTTCGATTGCTGACTTAATTAAAGCAGCAACACAAGCGCAGCGTGGTGAACATATTAACAATCCAAAAGTACTGTACACACAAGCTAACCGAATTAAAGTGCATTCACCAGACAAACTAATGATTAATTTAGATGGTGAATACGGTGGAGATGCACCGATGGAATTCGAAAATATATATCATTGTCTGGAACTATTTGTTCCTGAACATCAAGAGGATGCCCTGTAA
- a CDS encoding HAD family hydrolase: protein MEKVKAILFDKDGTLMDFHSIWIKVAEELVAECINLYELPKSMQPTLLKEIGVEGVFVNPRSAIAAGTSLDVAKGLCKYITSSKEEEMHEWVSEKLFSLMYEHRSYMKMTADLPRILQSLKDRGFILGVVTADDFAPTELFLKQYQLESFFDYVVASDTFPAQKPDKRIVESFCDKFHLDACEVAVVGDTPTDLHLAKNGDCYAIGVLSGTGDRQTLEPLADLVVQSVEDFISHSGEFIWERGKSNV from the coding sequence ATGGAGAAGGTAAAAGCAATACTATTTGATAAAGATGGGACATTAATGGATTTTCATTCAATTTGGATAAAAGTAGCTGAAGAACTTGTGGCGGAATGTATCAATTTATATGAACTGCCAAAGTCAATGCAGCCTACTTTATTAAAAGAGATCGGCGTGGAGGGGGTGTTTGTGAACCCTCGTAGCGCAATAGCGGCAGGAACAAGCCTTGATGTGGCAAAGGGGCTTTGTAAGTATATTACGTCATCTAAGGAAGAGGAGATGCATGAGTGGGTAAGTGAAAAGTTATTTTCCCTTATGTATGAGCACCGTTCCTATATGAAAATGACGGCAGATTTACCGAGAATTTTACAAAGTTTAAAGGATAGAGGATTTATTTTAGGTGTTGTGACAGCTGATGATTTCGCACCGACAGAATTATTTTTAAAACAGTATCAATTAGAGTCTTTTTTTGATTATGTTGTAGCTTCAGATACATTTCCGGCACAAAAACCAGATAAAAGAATTGTAGAATCCTTCTGTGATAAGTTTCATTTAGATGCATGTGAAGTAGCGGTCGTCGGAGATACGCCAACTGATTTACATTTAGCTAAAAATGGTGATTGCTATGCAATTGGGGTGCTATCTGGTACAGGAGATCGTCAAACGTTAGAACCACTTGCGGATTTAGTAGTACAATCTGTTGAGGATTTTATTTCTCATTCAGGTGAGTTTATTTGGGAACGAGGAAAGTCTAATGTGTAA
- the gabT gene encoding 4-aminobutyrate--2-oxoglutarate transaminase, producing MNTKKFAKVNEQIPGPKAASLLERRQNIVPKGVSNGIPTFVQSANGALVTDVDGNQYIDFAGAIGTINVGHCHPAVKEALHKQVDQYIHTGFNVMMYEPYIELAEKLAALAPGSFDKQVLFLNSGAEAVENAVKIARKYTKRPGIIAFSKGFHGRTLMTMTMTSKVKPYKFGFGPFAPEVYKAPFPYEYRCPEGLTEEQYDDFMIEEFKNFFISEVAPETIAAVVMEPVQGEGGFIVPSKKFAQEVRNICSEHGILFVADEIQTGFSRTGKYFAIDHYDVVPDLITVSKSLGAGVPISGVIGRKEIMNESAPGELGGTYAGSPLGCAAALAVLDVIEKENLNDRAIELGKVVMNRFEEMKNKYNCIGDVRGLGAMCAFELVQDRKTKTPDKTLTANLCTEANKRGLLLLSAGTYGNVIRVLMPLVITDEQLEEGLTIIEESLQICYEKANTARV from the coding sequence ATGAATACAAAAAAATTTGCTAAAGTAAATGAACAAATTCCTGGACCGAAAGCAGCGTCTTTACTAGAACGCCGCCAAAATATAGTACCAAAAGGAGTAAGTAACGGCATCCCAACGTTTGTACAATCTGCAAACGGTGCTCTTGTAACAGATGTTGATGGCAATCAGTACATTGATTTCGCTGGAGCGATAGGAACAATTAACGTAGGGCATTGTCACCCAGCTGTTAAAGAAGCGCTCCATAAACAAGTAGATCAATACATCCATACGGGCTTTAATGTCATGATGTATGAGCCATATATTGAATTAGCAGAAAAACTTGCGGCATTAGCACCAGGAAGTTTTGATAAGCAAGTACTATTTTTAAATAGTGGTGCAGAAGCAGTTGAGAATGCGGTGAAAATCGCTCGTAAATATACAAAAAGACCTGGCATTATCGCTTTTTCTAAAGGTTTCCACGGACGTACATTAATGACAATGACGATGACAAGTAAAGTAAAACCATATAAATTTGGATTTGGCCCATTTGCTCCAGAAGTATATAAAGCGCCATTCCCTTATGAATATCGTTGCCCAGAAGGATTAACGGAAGAGCAGTATGATGACTTTATGATTGAAGAGTTTAAGAATTTCTTCATATCAGAAGTAGCACCAGAAACGATTGCAGCCGTTGTAATGGAACCTGTTCAAGGGGAAGGTGGATTTATCGTCCCAAGTAAGAAGTTTGCGCAAGAAGTACGCAATATTTGTTCAGAACACGGCATCTTATTTGTAGCGGATGAAATTCAAACAGGATTTAGCCGTACAGGAAAATATTTTGCCATTGATCATTATGATGTCGTTCCGGATTTAATTACGGTATCTAAATCATTAGGTGCTGGTGTACCAATTAGTGGTGTTATTGGGCGCAAGGAAATTATGAATGAGTCTGCACCAGGAGAGCTTGGGGGAACGTATGCGGGAAGCCCGCTAGGATGTGCGGCAGCATTAGCAGTACTTGATGTAATAGAAAAAGAGAATTTAAATGATAGAGCGATAGAATTAGGAAAAGTTGTAATGAACCGATTCGAAGAGATGAAAAATAAATATAATTGCATCGGTGATGTGCGCGGTTTAGGAGCAATGTGTGCATTCGAGCTCGTTCAAGACCGTAAGACGAAAACACCTGATAAAACGTTAACAGCTAATTTGTGCACAGAAGCAAACAAACGCGGCCTACTTCTACTATCAGCAGGAACATACGGTAATGTTATTCGTGTACTAATGCCGCTAGTTATTACAGATGAGCAACTGGAAGAAGGATTAACAATTATTGAAGAATCATTGCAAATTTGTTATGAGAAAGCAAATACTGCCCGTGTTTAA
- a CDS encoding sigma-54 interaction domain-containing protein, which translates to MVAEKERVLMDLQDVFEYAFDEIFVTDDKGIVVRVNSTCERHYQIAAKELVGKHVKELQKDGIFYPSATLEVIEKKRPIELVQTTKSGEYLHVRTRPVFDDEGNLRRVISYSRDLTELYQLRQKVEEMDNQLKTYKKELRETYEHEGLIFKSIAMQKIIETIKKVSVVDSTVLVLGETGVGKSRLVRHLHEMSNRKNESFYEINCAALPTNLIESELFGYSGGSFTGANREGKKGLLESAHKGTLFLDEIGEMPLEIQAKLLQVLQEKTFRPIGGRELKKVDVRIVAATNRDLSMMVKQGTFRKDLYYRLNVIPILIPPLRERTEDILPLIYHYLQHFNEKYGRNVKLAPSTLQMFVGYPWEGNNREIENVIERIVITADDIVTIEDLPIAMQESTVEQSGQSLYKMLEEVERNIILKAYKTYGSSYKVAEFLKISQSAATRKIKKLIEEEENIG; encoded by the coding sequence ATGGTTGCAGAAAAGGAACGAGTGTTAATGGATTTACAAGATGTATTTGAATATGCGTTTGACGAAATTTTTGTGACTGACGACAAGGGAATCGTTGTGCGTGTAAATAGTACATGTGAAAGGCACTATCAAATAGCTGCTAAAGAGTTAGTAGGTAAGCATGTAAAAGAATTGCAGAAGGATGGGATCTTTTATCCATCAGCAACGTTAGAAGTAATTGAAAAAAAGAGGCCGATTGAACTCGTTCAAACGACAAAATCAGGAGAGTATTTACACGTTCGTACAAGGCCTGTTTTTGATGATGAGGGAAATTTAAGAAGGGTGATTAGTTACTCTCGTGATCTTACAGAACTCTATCAATTACGTCAAAAGGTAGAAGAAATGGATAATCAGTTAAAAACATATAAAAAAGAATTAAGAGAAACATATGAACATGAAGGACTTATTTTTAAAAGTATCGCTATGCAAAAAATAATCGAGACAATCAAGAAAGTATCCGTGGTAGATAGTACTGTTCTTGTTTTAGGTGAGACAGGAGTAGGGAAGAGTCGATTGGTGCGTCATTTACATGAAATGAGTAACCGGAAGAACGAAAGTTTCTATGAAATTAATTGTGCGGCATTGCCAACGAATTTAATTGAGTCAGAGCTTTTTGGATATTCAGGTGGATCCTTTACAGGTGCGAATCGTGAAGGGAAAAAGGGATTATTAGAATCAGCGCATAAAGGAACTCTTTTTTTAGATGAAATTGGTGAAATGCCACTTGAAATTCAAGCAAAGCTTTTGCAAGTGTTGCAAGAGAAAACGTTTCGCCCTATAGGCGGAAGAGAATTAAAAAAGGTGGACGTTAGGATTGTAGCGGCAACAAATAGAGATTTAAGTATGATGGTGAAACAAGGAACATTCCGGAAAGATTTATATTATCGTCTGAATGTCATTCCAATTTTAATTCCACCACTAAGGGAAAGAACTGAAGACATTTTGCCACTCATTTATCATTATTTACAACACTTTAACGAGAAATATGGAAGGAATGTAAAATTAGCGCCTAGTACATTGCAAATGTTTGTTGGTTACCCGTGGGAAGGAAATAATAGAGAAATTGAAAATGTAATTGAGCGAATTGTTATAACTGCTGATGATATCGTTACGATAGAGGATTTGCCAATAGCGATGCAAGAATCAACGGTTGAACAATCGGGCCAAAGTCTCTATAAAATGTTAGAAGAAGTAGAACGGAATATTATTTTGAAAGCATATAAAACATATGGATCGAGTTATAAAGTAGCGGAGTTTTTAAAAATAAGTCAATCTGCTGCCACGAGAAAAATAAAGAAACTTATAGAGGAGGAAGAGAACATTGGATAA
- the gabD gene encoding NADP-dependent succinate-semialdehyde dehydrogenase gives MDKKATFVNVEKKAMYINGEWITLQEQIEVNNPATKEIFATVPKGGVTEAKQAVDAAHEAFKSWSKLTAADRAAKLKKWFTLIDENKEEIAAIMTKEQGKPFAEALGEVNYANSFVEWYAEEGKRVYGEMIPASHPNKRILVMKQPVGVMAAITPWNFPAAMITRKVAPALAAGCTAVVKPASQTPLTALKLAELAHEADIPKGVINIVTGSAKAIADTWMEDGRVRKVSFTGSTEIGKELMASAAQTMKKVSLELGGHAPFIVMNDADLDKAVEAVIGSKFRNAGQTCICTNRVFVQEEVYEAFVEKFEKAVGQLKVGDGFGDGTTVGPLIDENAVSKVQEHIEDAIQKGGTVLYGGQKVAELDGHFMQPTVIGLANDTMLCMNEETFGPVAPVAKFKTVEEVIERANHTPYGLAAYIFTKDISQAFQISEALEYGIIGLNDGLPSVAQAPFGGFKESGIGREGGHFGIEEYLEIKYISLGL, from the coding sequence TTGGATAAAAAAGCGACATTTGTAAATGTAGAAAAAAAGGCGATGTATATAAATGGTGAGTGGATTACATTGCAAGAACAAATCGAAGTAAATAATCCAGCAACGAAGGAAATATTTGCGACTGTACCAAAGGGCGGGGTAACAGAGGCAAAGCAAGCTGTTGACGCTGCGCATGAAGCTTTTAAATCATGGTCTAAGTTAACAGCAGCAGACCGTGCAGCGAAATTAAAAAAATGGTTCACACTTATCGATGAAAATAAAGAAGAGATTGCAGCAATTATGACGAAAGAACAAGGAAAGCCGTTTGCAGAAGCGCTTGGTGAAGTGAATTATGCAAATAGCTTTGTTGAATGGTATGCAGAAGAAGGAAAACGCGTATATGGTGAAATGATTCCTGCTTCTCATCCAAATAAGCGCATTTTAGTTATGAAGCAACCAGTTGGCGTTATGGCAGCTATTACACCGTGGAACTTCCCGGCAGCGATGATTACGAGAAAGGTAGCCCCAGCGCTTGCAGCAGGCTGTACAGCCGTTGTGAAACCGGCAAGTCAAACGCCATTAACTGCGTTAAAATTGGCTGAATTAGCTCATGAAGCGGACATTCCTAAAGGTGTAATAAACATTGTAACAGGTAGTGCGAAAGCAATTGCTGATACGTGGATGGAAGATGGACGCGTTCGAAAAGTTTCCTTTACAGGATCAACGGAAATTGGGAAAGAGTTAATGGCTAGTGCTGCACAAACGATGAAAAAAGTTTCACTTGAGTTAGGTGGTCACGCACCGTTTATTGTTATGAATGATGCGGACTTAGATAAAGCAGTAGAAGCGGTGATTGGTTCGAAATTCCGTAACGCAGGACAAACATGTATATGTACAAACCGAGTATTTGTTCAGGAAGAAGTGTATGAAGCGTTTGTAGAGAAGTTCGAAAAGGCAGTGGGACAGTTGAAAGTAGGAGACGGTTTCGGTGACGGAACGACTGTAGGACCACTTATTGACGAGAATGCAGTTTCGAAAGTACAGGAGCATATCGAAGACGCTATTCAAAAGGGTGGAACAGTTTTATATGGTGGTCAAAAGGTTGCAGAGCTAGACGGACACTTTATGCAACCGACTGTAATTGGATTGGCGAACGATACGATGCTTTGTATGAATGAAGAAACATTTGGACCGGTTGCACCAGTTGCGAAATTTAAAACGGTTGAAGAAGTAATTGAGCGTGCAAATCATACGCCATATGGTTTAGCCGCTTACATTTTCACGAAAGATATTAGTCAAGCATTCCAAATTAGTGAAGCGTTAGAGTACGGTATTATCGGATTAAATGATGGCCTCCCATCAGTTGCACAAGCACCGTTCGGTGGGTTTAAAGAAAGCGGTATTGGTCGTGAAGGTGGTCATTTCGGTATCGAGGAATATTTAGAAATTAAATATATTTCATTAGGACTATAA
- a CDS encoding DMT family transporter, giving the protein MVYWLLLLVTIIFEVAGTIAMKLSNGLTKLVPSVLIFVFYGICFSVFAIVVKKIHLSIAYAIWSGVGTLLITIISVYFFKEHISLFQACCILFIVLGVIGLKVSSAS; this is encoded by the coding sequence ATGGTATATTGGCTATTATTACTCGTAACAATTATTTTTGAAGTAGCTGGAACAATTGCGATGAAATTATCAAATGGTTTAACAAAGCTCGTTCCAAGTGTACTTATTTTCGTATTTTATGGAATTTGTTTCAGCGTGTTCGCCATCGTTGTAAAAAAGATTCATTTAAGTATTGCTTATGCAATTTGGTCTGGTGTTGGGACGTTACTTATTACAATTATTAGTGTGTACTTTTTTAAAGAGCACATTAGCTTATTCCAAGCATGTTGTATTCTTTTTATCGTGTTAGGAGTAATTGGACTTAAGGTGTCATCTGCATCATAA
- a CDS encoding aminopeptidase, with amino-acid sequence MSFEQTLEKYAALAVNVGVNIQPGQTLSISAPLEAVQFVRLVTEKAYKSGAKHVYVDWNDETLTRLKFDLAPEEAFAEFPSWKANAREELAKEGAAFMSIYAENPDLLKGVDSTRIATAHKVAGEAMKVYRDYVQADKVSWCVISVPTKEWAAKVFPDAAPEEQEAKLWDAIFKATRADLENPVEAWKEHDKTLHTKVDYLNEKHYKALHYTGPGTDLTIELPEKHVWAGAGSLNEKNVPFMANIPTEEVFTMPLKTGVNGQVSSTKPLAFAGNIIDNFTLTFENGRIVDYKAEVGEEALKHLVETDEGSHFLGEVALVPHDSPISNTNILFYNTLFDENASCHLAIGSAYAFNLVGGKTMSKEELAENGANTSITHNDFMIGSAKLDIDGITADGRHEPIFRKGNWAF; translated from the coding sequence ATGTCATTTGAACAAACGTTAGAGAAATATGCTGCCCTTGCAGTCAATGTTGGTGTTAATATTCAACCAGGACAAACATTATCAATCAGTGCACCTCTTGAAGCTGTACAATTTGTACGTCTCGTTACAGAAAAAGCATATAAATCTGGTGCAAAACACGTATATGTGGATTGGAATGATGAGACGTTAACACGCTTAAAGTTCGATCTAGCTCCTGAAGAAGCATTCGCTGAGTTCCCATCTTGGAAAGCAAACGCTCGTGAAGAATTAGCAAAAGAAGGCGCCGCATTTATGTCTATTTATGCAGAAAACCCTGATTTATTAAAAGGTGTGGATTCAACGCGTATTGCAACAGCTCATAAAGTAGCCGGTGAAGCAATGAAAGTATATCGTGATTACGTACAAGCTGATAAAGTAAGCTGGTGTGTCATTTCTGTTCCTACGAAAGAATGGGCTGCGAAAGTATTCCCTGACGCTGCACCAGAAGAACAAGAAGCAAAACTATGGGATGCTATTTTCAAAGCGACTCGTGCTGATTTAGAAAATCCTGTGGAAGCATGGAAAGAACACGATAAAACGTTACATACAAAAGTTGATTACTTAAACGAAAAACATTATAAAGCTCTTCACTATACAGGCCCTGGAACAGATTTAACGATCGAACTTCCAGAAAAGCATGTATGGGCTGGTGCTGGTAGCTTAAATGAAAAGAATGTACCATTTATGGCGAACATTCCAACTGAAGAAGTATTTACAATGCCACTTAAAACAGGTGTAAACGGCCAAGTATCTAGCACAAAACCGTTAGCATTTGCAGGTAACATTATCGATAACTTCACGTTAACATTTGAAAACGGACGTATCGTAGATTATAAAGCTGAAGTTGGCGAAGAAGCTTTAAAACATTTAGTAGAAACAGATGAAGGTTCTCACTTCTTAGGCGAAGTGGCTTTAGTACCTCATGATTCACCAATTTCAAATACAAATATTTTATTCTACAATACGCTATTTGATGAAAACGCATCTTGCCACCTTGCAATCGGAAGTGCTTATGCATTCAACTTAGTTGGCGGAAAAACAATGTCTAAAGAAGAACTTGCTGAAAATGGTGCAAACACTAGTATTACACACAACGACTTCATGATTGGATCAGCTAAGCTTGATATCGACGGTATTACAGCTGATGGCAGACATGAACCAATCTTCCGTAAAGGTAATTGGGCATTTTAA
- a CDS encoding polysaccharide deacetylase family protein: protein MRKYAAIALCTSAILAGCNTSNVSQEPNKERKVQETKKQAETVQEQGKISYNPITHESTNTTIHMTDIKDTLTEVQYKIWRTADGKETAKSLSSKEKEKQFSLPFDTKEFEGKRGEFQIEAIGIKEDGKTIPLTKSAITFEQKVPVLMYHAIDDYHGQGIKDLFVSPANFEAQMKYLKDNGYTLLTFERWGDINKVNKPIFVTFDDGMKNNMNAFHVLQKLKDDTFKPVATEYMIVNNVDAEGSLSTSDIKEMVDSGIFSMQSHTATHADLPKITNYEEELKESKEKLEKITGKPVIAVAYPFGHVDDKVVAETKKYYQFATTTKPGKFITKGEPDELLKMKRVRIHHTTTVEQFASSIK, encoded by the coding sequence ATGAGAAAATACGCAGCAATCGCTTTATGTACATCTGCCATTCTAGCAGGCTGTAATACTAGCAATGTAAGCCAGGAACCTAACAAAGAGAGAAAGGTTCAAGAAACTAAGAAACAAGCAGAGACTGTGCAAGAACAAGGTAAAATTTCTTATAACCCAATTACACACGAATCTACAAATACTACTATTCATATGACAGATATAAAAGATACTTTAACTGAGGTACAATATAAAATTTGGCGTACCGCTGATGGAAAGGAAACTGCTAAATCTTTGTCTTCTAAAGAAAAGGAAAAGCAATTTTCACTTCCTTTTGACACAAAAGAATTTGAAGGAAAACGCGGTGAGTTCCAAATTGAAGCAATAGGCATAAAAGAAGATGGGAAAACCATTCCACTCACAAAATCTGCTATTACTTTCGAGCAAAAGGTTCCCGTTCTTATGTACCATGCAATCGATGATTATCACGGTCAAGGTATTAAAGACTTATTCGTATCACCCGCTAACTTTGAAGCTCAAATGAAATATTTAAAGGACAATGGTTATACACTGTTAACGTTTGAACGCTGGGGCGATATAAATAAAGTAAATAAACCTATCTTTGTTACATTTGATGATGGTATGAAAAATAATATGAATGCATTTCATGTTTTACAAAAGCTAAAAGACGATACGTTTAAACCGGTGGCAACAGAATATATGATTGTTAATAATGTTGATGCTGAAGGATCTCTTTCTACATCTGACATAAAAGAAATGGTGGATTCCGGCATTTTCTCTATGCAATCTCATACTGCAACACATGCGGACTTGCCGAAGATTACAAACTATGAAGAAGAATTAAAGGAATCGAAAGAAAAGCTAGAAAAAATAACAGGTAAACCCGTTATCGCAGTTGCCTATCCATTCGGTCACGTAGATGATAAAGTCGTTGCAGAAACGAAAAAATATTATCAATTCGCAACAACAACAAAACCTGGAAAATTCATTACAAAAGGTGAACCCGATGAGTTGTTAAAAATGAAGCGTGTTCGCATACACCATACGACGACCGTAGAACAATTTGCTTCTTCGATTAAATAA